The proteins below are encoded in one region of Citrobacter enshiensis:
- a CDS encoding autotransporter-associated beta strand repeat-containing protein, with the protein MGVLGGMALLSAANASTLVWSPTGQSSGGSGTWDTTSSAWYNGTITMPWNNAAGDSAWFGGPGGTVTLAGLIKVQDLSFTTDGYILSGGSLDTVSAQSAINVSSGATATIDSIINGSGMLALTGGGKLILSGANTYSGGTSVSGGGVLEVSSDSNLGAAAGVLALGNPTTTGTLNITGAFNGTRNVTINPGGGNINVSPGVTATFNGVLSGSGALGFTGTGTTVLNGANTWTGTTTIGSGGSLQVGTGGTTGTLGSGATVNNGVLAFNRSNAYTYGGVISGTGSLQNIGSGTTTLSGINTFTGGVDVSAGKLVLTNANNSVSGSTIASGATLELNGGSSSISGNIANNGALIFSRGAAYTFAGTISGTGTVNQNAGNWITLTGANTYSGGTFIGGNGGIIVNNDNNLGAASGGITFNNGTGYFQAPSAFATSRTITINSGATGFFSSSSGSITLASPIVGAGSFGVNGGTVILTGTNNTYSGTTNINGGTLQINDESNLSSNAAGGITYTGGGFLRVMSSSALTRNIAMNASANLDAYNGSIITLNGTVSGGGRLYFYGGGTPGGIVLLTGNNTHTGGIGFWTGSRVVVASDSNMGAATGLLQFNGGTLASTATFASGRAVDLNGAGTFDVASGTTLTMNGVVSGAGRLNKANTGTLVLSGANTWTGGTTISGGTLQIGNGGTSGSLGTGNVINNGTLTFNRSDVTSYNNVISGTGAVVQSGSGSTTLSGNNTYTGATTVSAGTLYVNGNQSSATGLTTVASGASLGGNGTIGGSVTVADGGTLAPGASTGAVGTLTIKGNLALSTGSVLNYHLGQAGTVGGSLNDLTIVNGNLTLAGTLNVETSAGGTFDAGVYRIISYSGSLTNNGMVLGSLPSGANATLQTSVAGQVNLINNYAGTTFWDGTTGHDNSIIDGGSGIWNTGVGANSNWTDGSGAANSAYSTNFAVFQGTPGTVTVDNSQGQVAVTGMQFMADGYRIIGDTVELNETTSGSGFSTLRVGDGTAAGSSYTATIDAILGGFTGLSKTDLGTLILTGANTYTGGTNISGGTLQLGDGTTNGSIQGDIANAGTLALKPASGTSMAVSGVVSGSGALRMIGTGTAILTGANTYAGGTTISSGTLQIGDGTTNGTLPGNVVNNAALVFMPRTASTLSYGGIISGTGSVTQNGPGTTVFTGTNTYTGGTTISSGVLQLGDGTANNDGSVAGNVTNNGTLAFKYYGGKTYSGVISGSGDVSQLSGSTTLSGVNTYTGGTTLTGGVLYVSNDNNLGDVSGDLTFNGGGLSGSGSSANIARNITVNSTGGKLYNSLTLSGLISGSGKLTQTGGSVTVTGSSNTWSGGIQVADYGTLIVGAGASLGTGTITGQAVDEVYGGGGNLRAIGNATLANDIFLGFTGYYASNRSLNLNIDAGATLTLQGNISETGRYRGTNGMTKAGSGTLVLDNVSYSSSGAGTVLDVRGGVLQIGSGGTRGTISSTPVTLVANSSLAFNRSDTSIYAGGISGAGYLQQIGSGTTILTGDSTFTGGTIISAGTLQLGNGGTSGWITGNITNNGTLAFNRSDNVKFSSVISGTGALRKAGSGTLTLTGTQTYTGGTTINTGVLQLGDGTTDGSIIGNVNMAGGALAFNASNGSITSQNALISGAGSLTKLGLGTTVLKGSNTYTGATTVSAGALYIDGNQVAATGATTVANGATLGGIGTIGGDVTIANGATLMPGSESGTGGTLTINGNLVLNDLSNLNYQFGKVNGVAQNSRTDVNGNLTLDGRLNVATPAGGTFSAGVYRVFNYNGTLTNNGLVLGTVPAGTTLALQSSVPGQVNLINSTGQLLAFWDGMNSGNYNQGSGEGGAGTWRLLGQTAWADVSGSSNSAYGNKSFAVFGGTAGAVTVDNSFGQVETSGMQFTTTGYAINGSAITLVNSPVDGSTPELRVGDGSDASKTMTATINAILQGATSVTKTDLGTLVLTGANTYTGGTRINGGVLQVSGNTNLGATAGTLSFDGGTLATTAGFTTARVTTLNANGGTLDTASGTTLAMSGAIGGSGALSKTNTGTLILTGTNAYTGGTAINGGIVQVSGDANLGAASGPLSFDGGTLATTGSFSTARTTTLNTGGGILDTAAGTALTMSGVVSGSGALTKTNTGTLTLTNSNTWSGGTTISGGTLQLGNGGTGGSITGNVTNNGALAFNRSDTATFAGVISGSGVVNQTGTGKTVLSGSNSYSGGTTISSGTLVAQNGAALGTSAVTNNATLQLDFATDGTLANVLNGSGTLNKTGSGTATLTGTGSSEGAVAVSGGTLAFGQSGAFNAASLNVASGAAITVSPISNIVLSGAYTQAAGATFNGVADTQAKTAVTAATASLNGTLNITGFGIAAPASASGIAGTQYTVIHTTNGITGDFSTVNLNGAASAVDYLRLAGRVSGNDYNVGYGLSWLEGQAYGTGSFTLAGAADTFNVDVALGNQAAGTYTSGWDGKTLTKAGLGTLTLSAVNTYTGDTLVNGGTLKAGIANAFAQSANVAVASGATLDLNSYNQTARNLSGAGNVTLGSAMLTENAVSDTTFSGTLNGTGGLTKTGSGVFTLSGSNSYSGGTTISAGTLVAQNGSAMGTGAVANNAALRLDFAQNGTLANVLSGSGTLNKTGQRHCDPDRDRLRRGRGDGQRRYAGLCPERCL; encoded by the coding sequence ATGGGCGTATTGGGAGGAATGGCGCTGCTCAGTGCGGCGAATGCCTCCACATTAGTTTGGTCGCCGACAGGGCAGAGTTCAGGGGGGAGTGGTACCTGGGATACTACCAGTAGCGCTTGGTATAACGGCACCATTACGATGCCGTGGAACAATGCCGCAGGCGACAGTGCCTGGTTTGGTGGTCCTGGCGGCACCGTGACGCTCGCGGGCCTGATAAAAGTACAGGATCTGAGCTTCACCACTGATGGTTATATCCTCTCCGGTGGATCGCTTGATACCGTTTCGGCACAGTCCGCGATAAATGTGAGCAGTGGCGCTACAGCAACGATCGATTCCATTATTAACGGCAGCGGGATGCTCGCGTTAACAGGGGGCGGTAAGCTGATCCTGAGCGGTGCGAATACCTACAGCGGCGGGACGTCTGTTTCTGGTGGTGGCGTGCTGGAAGTTTCCAGCGACAGTAACCTCGGCGCAGCTGCCGGGGTTCTTGCGCTGGGCAATCCGACGACGACGGGCACCCTGAACATTACGGGGGCGTTTAATGGAACCCGCAATGTGACCATTAATCCTGGCGGCGGCAATATCAATGTCTCCCCCGGAGTGACGGCGACCTTTAATGGGGTACTTTCTGGCAGCGGAGCACTCGGTTTTACCGGTACCGGTACAACGGTGCTGAATGGCGCAAACACCTGGACGGGTACGACGACCATCGGCAGTGGCGGCAGCTTGCAGGTGGGCACTGGCGGTACCACAGGAACACTGGGTTCGGGGGCGACGGTCAACAACGGCGTGTTAGCCTTTAACCGGAGCAATGCGTACACCTATGGCGGCGTGATTTCAGGGACTGGCTCACTGCAAAATATTGGCAGCGGCACAACCACGTTGAGCGGAATTAATACTTTTACCGGCGGGGTGGATGTTTCCGCAGGCAAGCTGGTGCTGACGAATGCCAACAACAGCGTCAGTGGTTCGACGATTGCCTCTGGCGCCACGTTGGAACTGAATGGTGGGTCGAGTTCGATCTCGGGTAACATCGCAAACAACGGTGCTCTGATCTTTAGTCGGGGTGCTGCCTATACTTTTGCCGGTACCATCTCGGGAACCGGTACTGTCAACCAGAATGCTGGAAACTGGATAACGCTTACCGGAGCAAACACTTACAGTGGCGGTACGTTTATCGGTGGCAACGGTGGGATCATTGTCAATAATGACAACAACCTCGGCGCTGCGTCAGGTGGTATCACGTTCAATAACGGGACGGGTTACTTTCAGGCTCCCTCAGCATTCGCGACGTCGCGCACCATTACCATCAACAGTGGTGCGACTGGTTTCTTTAGTTCTTCAAGTGGAAGCATAACCTTAGCCTCTCCGATTGTTGGTGCTGGCAGCTTTGGCGTAAATGGCGGTACGGTGATCCTCACCGGGACCAACAACACCTATAGCGGCACGACGAACATCAATGGTGGCACCTTACAAATAAACGATGAGAGTAACCTGAGCAGTAACGCGGCTGGTGGAATAACCTATACCGGTGGCGGTTTTTTGCGTGTGATGTCGAGCAGTGCGCTGACACGTAATATTGCTATGAATGCCTCTGCGAATTTAGATGCTTATAATGGCTCGATTATCACCTTAAACGGCACCGTATCTGGCGGAGGCCGGCTCTATTTCTATGGCGGAGGGACGCCAGGCGGTATAGTGCTGCTGACCGGTAATAATACCCATACCGGTGGGATCGGCTTCTGGACAGGAAGTCGGGTCGTTGTCGCGAGTGACAGTAATATGGGGGCGGCAACGGGGCTCCTGCAGTTTAACGGCGGTACGCTTGCCTCTACGGCCACCTTTGCCTCAGGGCGTGCGGTCGATCTCAATGGTGCAGGTACCTTTGATGTTGCGTCAGGTACCACGTTGACTATGAATGGTGTGGTTTCAGGCGCTGGAAGATTGAACAAGGCCAATACAGGGACACTGGTCTTAAGTGGCGCAAATACCTGGACCGGTGGTACCACGATTAGCGGCGGCACATTGCAGATTGGCAATGGCGGAACGTCGGGCTCGCTCGGAACCGGTAACGTGATCAATAACGGAACCCTGACGTTTAACCGCAGTGACGTTACCTCGTATAACAACGTCATTTCCGGCACAGGTGCGGTGGTACAGTCTGGTAGTGGCTCCACAACCCTTTCGGGAAATAACACTTACACCGGTGCAACCACCGTTTCAGCGGGGACACTGTACGTCAACGGCAACCAGTCGTCGGCGACCGGGCTGACGACAGTGGCTTCCGGCGCCTCTCTGGGCGGCAATGGCACTATCGGCGGCAGCGTGACCGTCGCCGACGGTGGCACTCTGGCACCGGGAGCTTCCACAGGGGCTGTCGGGACGCTTACCATCAAGGGCAATCTGGCACTCTCTACGGGCTCTGTTCTTAATTACCACCTCGGTCAGGCGGGTACTGTAGGTGGCTCGCTCAACGACCTGACCATCGTCAACGGCAACCTGACGCTGGCGGGAACCCTCAATGTGGAGACCTCTGCGGGAGGGACTTTCGATGCCGGTGTCTACCGGATTATCAGTTATTCCGGTTCGCTGACCAACAATGGCATGGTGTTGGGGTCGCTGCCATCGGGCGCGAATGCAACACTGCAGACCTCCGTCGCCGGTCAGGTTAACCTGATAAATAACTATGCCGGCACCACTTTCTGGGACGGCACCACTGGTCATGACAACAGTATTATCGATGGCGGATCTGGTATCTGGAATACCGGTGTCGGTGCGAACAGCAACTGGACAGACGGTTCAGGGGCCGCGAATAGCGCTTACAGCACCAATTTTGCGGTATTCCAGGGCACGCCGGGTACGGTCACTGTCGATAATAGCCAGGGGCAGGTTGCGGTTACCGGTATGCAGTTCATGGCGGATGGTTACAGAATCATCGGTGATACAGTTGAACTGAACGAAACCACATCAGGCAGCGGGTTTAGTACGCTCAGGGTCGGCGACGGAACTGCCGCTGGCAGTAGCTACACCGCAACCATCGACGCTATTCTGGGGGGCTTTACCGGACTTTCCAAAACGGACCTGGGGACGCTGATCCTGACCGGTGCCAATACCTACACGGGCGGAACTAACATTTCCGGCGGTACGCTACAACTTGGTGATGGCACCACCAATGGGTCCATCCAGGGCGATATCGCGAATGCCGGCACACTGGCGCTTAAACCCGCCAGCGGAACCTCAATGGCAGTATCGGGTGTCGTGTCAGGTTCCGGGGCACTGCGGATGATCGGAACGGGTACTGCCATTCTGACCGGGGCAAACACCTATGCGGGGGGGACAACTATTTCATCCGGTACCCTGCAGATTGGTGACGGTACGACTAACGGCACGCTGCCTGGTAACGTGGTGAACAACGCAGCGCTGGTGTTTATGCCCAGAACGGCGTCCACCCTCAGCTATGGCGGTATCATTTCCGGGACCGGTTCTGTGACGCAAAACGGCCCGGGAACCACGGTGTTTACTGGCACAAATACCTATACCGGCGGTACGACAATCTCTTCCGGCGTACTTCAACTGGGCGACGGGACAGCCAATAATGACGGTTCGGTTGCGGGTAATGTGACAAACAATGGCACGCTGGCCTTTAAGTATTATGGCGGCAAGACCTACTCAGGGGTGATTTCGGGCAGTGGGGACGTTTCGCAACTGTCTGGCTCCACAACACTCAGTGGTGTGAATACCTATACCGGAGGTACGACGCTTACGGGAGGGGTATTATATGTATCGAACGATAATAACCTTGGGGATGTTTCAGGAGACCTGACGTTTAACGGTGGGGGACTGTCGGGTAGTGGGAGTTCAGCCAATATCGCGCGAAACATCACGGTTAACAGCACGGGTGGCAAACTTTACAATAGTTTGACCTTAAGTGGCCTTATTTCGGGCTCGGGCAAGCTGACGCAGACTGGTGGTTCCGTGACCGTAACGGGATCAAGCAACACCTGGAGTGGCGGTATTCAGGTTGCTGACTACGGGACCTTAATCGTGGGAGCTGGGGCTTCTCTGGGAACGGGCACCATCACCGGTCAGGCCGTTGATGAAGTCTACGGTGGCGGCGGTAACCTGCGGGCAATAGGTAACGCAACCCTGGCGAATGACATTTTTCTGGGTTTTACAGGCTACTATGCGAGCAACCGTTCGTTAAATCTTAATATTGATGCGGGTGCGACACTAACACTGCAAGGCAATATCAGCGAAACGGGCCGTTACAGAGGCACTAACGGCATGACTAAAGCCGGATCAGGCACCCTTGTGCTTGATAACGTTTCTTATAGCTCAAGTGGCGCTGGCACGGTTCTGGATGTTCGCGGCGGCGTGTTACAGATCGGTTCAGGCGGGACCCGCGGCACCATCAGTTCAACACCGGTGACGCTGGTGGCTAACAGCTCACTGGCATTCAATCGTAGTGATACTTCTATTTACGCCGGAGGGATTTCCGGGGCCGGATATCTGCAACAGATCGGCAGCGGAACCACGATCCTGACCGGGGACAGTACGTTTACCGGTGGGACTATCATCTCTGCCGGTACGCTGCAACTGGGTAATGGCGGTACCTCCGGGTGGATTACCGGCAATATTACCAACAACGGAACGCTGGCATTTAACCGCAGCGATAACGTGAAGTTTTCCAGTGTGATTTCTGGCACAGGGGCGCTCAGAAAAGCAGGCTCCGGTACACTGACGCTGACGGGAACGCAGACCTATACCGGCGGCACCACAATCAATACCGGTGTTTTACAGTTGGGCGATGGCACGACAGACGGCTCCATCATCGGCAACGTGAACATGGCGGGGGGGGCGCTGGCGTTTAACGCCAGTAACGGCTCAATAACCAGTCAAAACGCGTTGATTTCCGGCGCGGGCAGTTTAACGAAACTGGGCTTAGGCACCACGGTGCTGAAAGGGAGCAATACCTATACCGGCGCAACCACTGTGTCTGCAGGTGCGCTGTATATTGACGGCAATCAGGTTGCCGCAACCGGTGCGACAACTGTCGCGAACGGTGCGACCCTGGGCGGTATCGGGACGATCGGCGGCGATGTTACGATTGCTAATGGCGCCACCCTGATGCCGGGCAGCGAGAGCGGTACCGGAGGAACGCTGACCATCAATGGCAACCTGGTGCTCAATGACCTTTCAAACCTCAATTATCAGTTCGGCAAAGTCAATGGTGTGGCGCAAAACAGCCGCACTGACGTCAACGGCAACCTAACGCTGGACGGGCGTCTGAATGTCGCCACTCCGGCAGGCGGAACCTTCTCGGCAGGTGTTTATCGCGTCTTTAACTACAACGGGACATTGACCAACAATGGTCTGGTACTGGGCACCGTCCCGGCAGGGACGACGCTTGCGTTGCAAAGTTCGGTACCCGGCCAGGTGAACCTGATTAACAGTACGGGTCAGTTGCTTGCGTTCTGGGACGGTATGAACTCTGGTAACTATAACCAGGGGAGCGGAGAAGGCGGCGCAGGGACCTGGCGTTTACTGGGACAGACGGCCTGGGCCGACGTTTCGGGGTCGAGTAACTCCGCCTACGGGAACAAATCCTTTGCTGTATTTGGGGGCACGGCGGGTGCTGTCACGGTTGATAATTCCTTTGGTCAGGTTGAGACCTCGGGGATGCAGTTCACGACTACGGGTTATGCCATTAACGGCAGCGCCATCACACTGGTCAACTCGCCAGTCGACGGCAGTACGCCTGAACTGCGCGTTGGCGATGGTTCTGATGCCAGCAAAACAATGACTGCGACGATAAATGCCATCCTGCAGGGAGCGACATCGGTCACCAAGACCGATCTGGGCACGCTGGTACTGACCGGGGCCAACACATATACCGGAGGAACCCGGATCAATGGTGGCGTACTGCAGGTGTCAGGTAATACCAACCTTGGTGCAACGGCGGGAACGCTCAGTTTTGACGGCGGTACGTTGGCCACGACGGCGGGCTTTACCACGGCGCGCGTTACGACTCTCAATGCCAATGGCGGCACCCTTGATACTGCATCTGGCACGACGCTGGCGATGAGCGGTGCGATCGGCGGTAGTGGAGCCCTCAGTAAGACCAACACCGGTACGCTGATCCTGACGGGAACCAACGCGTATACCGGCGGCACAGCGATTAATGGCGGTATTGTGCAGGTATCGGGTGATGCGAACCTGGGCGCTGCCTCTGGACCTCTCAGTTTTGACGGCGGTACGCTGGCAACCACCGGCAGTTTCAGCACCGCACGCACGACAACGCTCAATACCGGTGGCGGCATCCTTGATACCGCAGCCGGTACGGCGCTGACAATGAGTGGTGTGGTGAGTGGCAGCGGTGCGCTGACCAAGACCAATACCGGTACGCTGACGCTGACAAACAGCAATACCTGGAGCGGCGGCACCACCATTTCCGGGGGGACGCTGCAACTGGGTAATGGCGGCACCGGCGGCTCCATCACGGGGAATGTCACCAACAACGGGGCTCTGGCCTTCAACCGCAGCGACACGGCAACCTTTGCTGGCGTGATTTCAGGCAGCGGTGTGGTGAATCAGACGGGCACAGGTAAAACAGTTCTGAGCGGCAGCAACAGCTACAGCGGCGGTACGACCATTTCTTCCGGCACCCTGGTGGCGCAGAACGGTGCGGCACTGGGCACCAGCGCGGTGACCAATAATGCCACCCTGCAGCTGGATTTCGCGACGGATGGCACACTGGCCAACGTGCTGAACGGCAGCGGAACGCTGAACAAGACAGGCAGCGGCACTGCGACCCTGACCGGGACCGGCTCCAGCGAGGGCGCGGTGGCGGTCAGCGGCGGCACGCTGGCCTTTGGTCAGAGCGGCGCCTTTAATGCCGCCAGCCTGAATGTTGCCAGTGGCGCGGCTATCACGGTCAGTCCGATCTCAAATATCGTGCTGAGCGGAGCCTACACCCAGGCAGCGGGCGCCACGTTCAACGGTGTCGCTGATACTCAAGCTAAAACGGCTGTTACAGCAGCGACTGCCAGTTTGAATGGTACGCTGAACATCACCGGTTTTGGGATTGCGGCCCCGGCCAGCGCCAGCGGGATTGCCGGTACGCAGTACACGGTCATCCACACCACCAACGGCATCACCGGCGACTTCAGCACGGTGAACCTTAACGGCGCGGCGAGCGCGGTGGACTACCTGCGTCTGGCGGGCCGCGTCAGCGGCAACGACTATAACGTCGGCTACGGACTGAGCTGGCTGGAAGGGCAGGCATACGGCACCGGCAGCTTCACGCTGGCCGGGGCCGCGGATACCTTTAACGTGGATGTGGCGCTGGGCAACCAGGCGGCGGGCACCTACACCAGCGGCTGGGACGGTAAAACGCTGACCAAGGCCGGGTTGGGCACCCTGACGCTGTCGGCGGTGAACACCTACACCGGTGACACCCTGGTGAACGGAGGCACGCTGAAGGCCGGGATCGCCAACGCCTTTGCG